The following are encoded in a window of Callithrix jacchus isolate 240 chromosome 9, calJac240_pri, whole genome shotgun sequence genomic DNA:
- the MYL6 gene encoding myosin light polypeptide 6 isoform X4 — protein MCDFTEDQTAEFKEAFQLFDRTGDGKILYSQCGDVMRALGQNPTNAEVLKVLGNPKSDEMNVKVLDFEHFLPMLQTVAKNKDQGTYEDYVEGLRVFDKEGNGTVMGAEIRHVLVTLGEKMTEEEVEMLVAGHEDSNGCINYEELVRMVLNG, from the exons ATG TGTGACTTCACCGAAGACCAAACCGCAG AGTTCAAGGAGGCCTTCCAGCTGTTTGACCGAACAGGTGATGGCAAGATCCTGTACAGCCAGTGTGGGGACGTGATGAGGGCCCTGGGCCAGAACCCCACCAACGCCGAGGTGCTCAAGGTCCTGGGGAACCCGAAGAGTGATG AGATGAATGTGAAGGTGCTGGACTTTGAGCATTTTCTGCCCATGCTGCAGACAGTGGCCAAGAACAAGGACCAGGGCACCTATGAGGATTATGTTGAAGGACTTCGAGTTTTTGACAAGGAAGGAAATGGCACCGTCATGGGGGCTGAAATCCGGCATGTTCTTGTCACACTGG GTGAGAAGATGACAGAGGAAGAAGTAGAGATGCTGGTGGCAGGGCACGAGGACAGCAATGGTTGTATCAACTACGAAG AGCTCGTCCGCATGGTGCTGAATGGCTGA
- the MYL6 gene encoding myosin light polypeptide 6 isoform X2, translating into MLTTLLFSEQCDFTEDQTAEFKEAFQLFDRTGDGKILYSQCGDVMRALGQNPTNAEVLKVLGNPKSDEMNVKVLDFEHFLPMLQTVAKNKDQGTYEDYVEGLRVFDKEGNGTVMGAEIRHVLVTLGEKMTEEEVEMLVAGHEDSNGCINYEELVRMVLNG; encoded by the exons ATGCTGACCACTCTCCTCTTCTCTGAGCAGTGTGACTTCACCGAAGACCAAACCGCAG AGTTCAAGGAGGCCTTCCAGCTGTTTGACCGAACAGGTGATGGCAAGATCCTGTACAGCCAGTGTGGGGACGTGATGAGGGCCCTGGGCCAGAACCCCACCAACGCCGAGGTGCTCAAGGTCCTGGGGAACCCGAAGAGTGATG AGATGAATGTGAAGGTGCTGGACTTTGAGCATTTTCTGCCCATGCTGCAGACAGTGGCCAAGAACAAGGACCAGGGCACCTATGAGGATTATGTTGAAGGACTTCGAGTTTTTGACAAGGAAGGAAATGGCACCGTCATGGGGGCTGAAATCCGGCATGTTCTTGTCACACTGG GTGAGAAGATGACAGAGGAAGAAGTAGAGATGCTGGTGGCAGGGCACGAGGACAGCAATGGTTGTATCAACTACGAAG AGCTCGTCCGCATGGTGCTGAATGGCTGA
- the MYL6 gene encoding myosin light polypeptide 6 isoform X5 gives MRALGQNPTNAEVLKVLGNPKSDEMNVKVLDFEHFLPMLQTVAKNKDQGTYEDYVEGLRVFDKEGNGTVMGAEIRHVLVTLGEKMTEEEVEMLVAGHEDSNGCINYEAFVRHILSG, from the exons ATGAGGGCCCTGGGCCAGAACCCCACCAACGCCGAGGTGCTCAAGGTCCTGGGGAACCCGAAGAGTGATG AGATGAATGTGAAGGTGCTGGACTTTGAGCATTTTCTGCCCATGCTGCAGACAGTGGCCAAGAACAAGGACCAGGGCACCTATGAGGATTATGTTGAAGGACTTCGAGTTTTTGACAAGGAAGGAAATGGCACCGTCATGGGGGCTGAAATCCGGCATGTTCTTGTCACACTGG GTGAGAAGATGACAGAGGAAGAAGTAGAGATGCTGGTGGCAGGGCACGAGGACAGCAATGGTTGTATCAACTACGAAG CGTTTGTGAGGCATATCCTGTCGGGGTGA
- the MYL6 gene encoding myosin light polypeptide 6 isoform X3 encodes MCDFTEDQTAEFKEAFQLFDRTGDGKILYSQCGDVMRALGQNPTNAEVLKVLGNPKSDEMNVKVLDFEHFLPMLQTVAKNKDQGTYEDYVEGLRVFDKEGNGTVMGAEIRHVLVTLGEKMTEEEVEMLVAGHEDSNGCINYEAFVRHILSG; translated from the exons ATG TGTGACTTCACCGAAGACCAAACCGCAG AGTTCAAGGAGGCCTTCCAGCTGTTTGACCGAACAGGTGATGGCAAGATCCTGTACAGCCAGTGTGGGGACGTGATGAGGGCCCTGGGCCAGAACCCCACCAACGCCGAGGTGCTCAAGGTCCTGGGGAACCCGAAGAGTGATG AGATGAATGTGAAGGTGCTGGACTTTGAGCATTTTCTGCCCATGCTGCAGACAGTGGCCAAGAACAAGGACCAGGGCACCTATGAGGATTATGTTGAAGGACTTCGAGTTTTTGACAAGGAAGGAAATGGCACCGTCATGGGGGCTGAAATCCGGCATGTTCTTGTCACACTGG GTGAGAAGATGACAGAGGAAGAAGTAGAGATGCTGGTGGCAGGGCACGAGGACAGCAATGGTTGTATCAACTACGAAG CGTTTGTGAGGCATATCCTGTCGGGGTGA
- the MYL6 gene encoding myosin light polypeptide 6 isoform X1: MLTTLLFSEQCDFTEDQTAEFKEAFQLFDRTGDGKILYSQCGDVMRALGQNPTNAEVLKVLGNPKSDEMNVKVLDFEHFLPMLQTVAKNKDQGTYEDYVEGLRVFDKEGNGTVMGAEIRHVLVTLGEKMTEEEVEMLVAGHEDSNGCINYEAFVRHILSG, encoded by the exons ATGCTGACCACTCTCCTCTTCTCTGAGCAGTGTGACTTCACCGAAGACCAAACCGCAG AGTTCAAGGAGGCCTTCCAGCTGTTTGACCGAACAGGTGATGGCAAGATCCTGTACAGCCAGTGTGGGGACGTGATGAGGGCCCTGGGCCAGAACCCCACCAACGCCGAGGTGCTCAAGGTCCTGGGGAACCCGAAGAGTGATG AGATGAATGTGAAGGTGCTGGACTTTGAGCATTTTCTGCCCATGCTGCAGACAGTGGCCAAGAACAAGGACCAGGGCACCTATGAGGATTATGTTGAAGGACTTCGAGTTTTTGACAAGGAAGGAAATGGCACCGTCATGGGGGCTGAAATCCGGCATGTTCTTGTCACACTGG GTGAGAAGATGACAGAGGAAGAAGTAGAGATGCTGGTGGCAGGGCACGAGGACAGCAATGGTTGTATCAACTACGAAG CGTTTGTGAGGCATATCCTGTCGGGGTGA
- the MYL6B gene encoding myosin light chain 6B, translated as MPPKKDVPVKKPAGPSISKPATKPAAAGAPPAKPKAEPAVPQAPQKTQEPPVDLSKVVIEFNKDQLEEFKEAFELFDRVGDGKILYSQCGDVMRALGQNPTNAEVLKILGNPKSDELKSRRVDFETFLPMLQAVAKNRDQGTYEDYLEGLRVFDKEGNGKVMGAELRHVLTTLGEKMTEEEVETVLAGHEDSNGCINYEAFLKHILSV; from the exons ATGCCTCCCAAGAAGGATGTTCCTGTGAAGAAACCAGCAGGGCCCTCCATCTCCAAACCTGCTACTaagccagcagcagcaggggcTCCTCCAGCCAAACCCAAAGCTGAGCCAGCTGTCCCCCAGGCCCCTCAGAAAACCCAGGAGCCTCCAGTCGATCTTTCCAAAGTGGTG ATCGAGTTTAACAAGGACCAACTGGAGG AGTTCAAGGAGGCCTTTGAGCTGTTTGACCGAGTGGGGGATGGCAAGATCCTGTACAGCCAGTGTGGGGACGTGATGAGGGCCCTGGGCCAGAACCCCACCAACGCGGAGGTGCTCAAGATCCTGGGAAACCCCAAGAGTGATG AGCTGAAGTCCCGGCGTGTGGACTTTGAGACTTTCCTGCCCATGCTCCAGGCAGTGGCCAAGAACCGGGACCAAGGCACATATGAGGACTACTTGGAGGGGCTTCGTGTGTTTGACAAGGAGGGGAACGGCAAAGTCATGGGAGCAGAGCTCAGACATGTCCTCACCACCCTCG GAGAGAAGATGACTGAGGAGGAAGTGGAGACCGTTCTGGCAGGACATGAGGACAGCAACGGCTGCATCAACTACGAGG CCTTCCTGAAACACATCCTAAGCGTCTGA